The Arcobacter arenosus genome has a window encoding:
- a CDS encoding TolC family protein, with translation MGKKIKLSFPAILFLGASLMQGQTIKEVVEHTISNNPKIMATVKNNEAYRLYIDEAEGGYLPKLDLTAYVGVKNTKTNPDAGNNTSTTDRGYNAQLDFEQLIYDGGLTTGQIDEAQFRYSSNKYLNDSIVDDIIYDSLDSYLNLVKYKNRVAVANESLIVYNEYFQTAKETAEISGIALHESQVNAKIHYANNKLYQDTNNLLRATSSFKKNVGIDDDGKSCRPNLDVKAIPATLKEYIDQVLLSSPKILEQVENIKEQRAILNQSDAAFFPTLKFKAQGIYDKSLVTTDEQTNVYSARIELTYNLLNGGSDKAQSAREKAFLAESQKTLDTVTAEVIDEATSAYNAYAYAKKREAELSKYITDNQEILGYYKDQFEGGTRTFIDVLNIERDLISAKEELIDIQYDLDSAYFNIFKNLGTIKESVLSSNNDTCTETKMPAKAEPVKEEVASEEVQALLADDTAKPAQTEEMIVGTYAVYFVAHKDIADTQKAIDKMQEAVGPDYKIKVEPARGLQSGVIYNLEDMKTAKEVRAMARKLYADSYIIKVK, from the coding sequence ATGGGAAAAAAAATCAAACTTAGCTTTCCAGCTATACTATTTTTAGGTGCATCACTAATGCAAGGTCAAACTATTAAAGAAGTAGTTGAACATACTATCTCAAATAATCCAAAAATTATGGCTACAGTAAAAAATAATGAAGCTTATAGGCTTTATATTGATGAAGCTGAAGGTGGATACTTACCAAAGCTTGATTTAACAGCATATGTTGGTGTAAAAAACACAAAAACAAATCCAGATGCTGGAAATAATACAAGTACTACTGATAGAGGTTATAATGCTCAATTGGATTTTGAACAACTTATTTATGATGGTGGACTAACTACTGGTCAAATTGATGAGGCACAATTTAGATATAGTTCAAATAAATATTTAAATGATTCAATTGTGGATGATATTATTTATGATTCTTTAGACTCATATTTAAATCTTGTAAAATACAAGAATAGAGTAGCCGTAGCAAATGAGAGTTTAATTGTTTATAATGAATATTTTCAAACAGCAAAAGAAACAGCAGAAATTAGTGGTATTGCTTTACATGAATCACAAGTTAATGCAAAAATCCACTACGCAAATAATAAACTTTATCAAGATACTAACAATCTTTTAAGAGCAACAAGTTCGTTTAAAAAGAATGTTGGGATAGATGATGATGGAAAGTCTTGTAGACCAAACCTTGATGTAAAAGCTATACCAGCTACTTTAAAAGAGTATATTGATCAAGTTTTACTTTCAAGTCCAAAGATTTTAGAACAAGTTGAAAATATCAAAGAGCAAAGAGCAATTTTAAATCAAAGTGATGCGGCATTTTTCCCTACTTTAAAATTTAAAGCTCAAGGAATTTATGACAAAAGTTTAGTTACAACTGATGAGCAAACAAATGTTTACAGTGCAAGAATAGAGTTAACTTATAATTTATTAAATGGTGGAAGTGATAAAGCACAAAGTGCTAGAGAAAAAGCATTTTTAGCTGAATCGCAAAAAACACTTGATACAGTTACCGCTGAAGTTATAGATGAAGCAACATCAGCTTATAATGCATATGCATATGCTAAAAAAAGAGAAGCTGAACTGTCAAAATATATCACAGATAATCAAGAAATCCTAGGTTATTATAAAGATCAATTTGAAGGTGGTACAAGAACTTTTATTGATGTTTTAAATATTGAAAGAGACTTAATCTCAGCAAAAGAAGAATTAATTGATATTCAATATGATCTTGATTCTGCATATTTTAATATCTTTAAAAATTTAGGAACAATCAAAGAGTCAGTATTAAGTAGTAATAATGATACTTGTACTGAAACAAAAATGCCAGCAAAAGCTGAACCAGTAAAAGAAGAAGTTGCTTCTGAAGAGGTTCAAGCTTTATTAGCTGATGATACAGCTAAACCTGCTCAAACTGAAGAGATGATTGTTGGAACTTATGCAGTTTATTTTGTTGCCCACAAAGATATCGCAGATACTCAAAAAGCAATTGATAAAATGCAAGAAGCTGTTGGTCCTGATTATAAAATAAAAGTAGAACCAGCAAGAGGTTTACAAAGTGGAGTTATTTATAATCTAGAAGATATGAAAACTGCTAAAGAAGTTAGAGCTATGGCTAGGAAACTTTATGCAGATTCTTATATAATAAAAGTTAAATAA
- a CDS encoding response regulator transcription factor: protein MAYSLKEILKSLKVLFISKEDLISEKENNILNIFFNKVIISHTSGIGIKKFCEEHPDVVITDFDLANGCGIELCKKIRKHNPTIPIIILSEKKDEKYLFEAIRIQVIDFVVRPTKAEDLIYALNLTAKYLLNHGNVTIILSNGNIYDYQEKTILKNNGTITKLTKNEFRLLELLISNKGQTINKEEIESYLWADEQITESAFKSLFSRLRQKVGKENIKNSFGIGYQLV, encoded by the coding sequence ATGGCTTATTCACTAAAAGAGATTTTAAAAAGCTTAAAAGTTCTTTTCATCTCAAAAGAAGACTTAATTAGCGAAAAAGAAAATAATATATTGAATATCTTTTTTAACAAAGTTATAATTTCTCATACAAGTGGTATAGGAATAAAAAAATTTTGTGAAGAACACCCTGATGTAGTTATTACAGACTTTGACTTGGCAAATGGTTGTGGTATTGAATTATGTAAAAAAATCAGAAAACACAATCCAACAATACCAATAATAATTTTATCTGAGAAAAAAGATGAAAAATATCTTTTTGAAGCAATTAGAATTCAAGTAATTGATTTTGTAGTTCGTCCTACAAAAGCTGAAGATTTGATTTATGCTTTAAATTTAACTGCAAAATACTTGTTAAATCATGGAAATGTGACAATAATACTATCAAATGGAAACATTTACGATTATCAAGAAAAGACTATCTTAAAAAATAACGGAACTATAACTAAACTAACAAAAAATGAATTTAGACTTTTAGAGCTTCTTATTTCGAACAAGGGTCAAACTATAAACAAAGAAGAGATTGAAAGTTATCTTTGGGCAGATGAACAAATAACTGAGTCAGCTTTTAAATCACTTTTTTCAAGACTTAGACAAAAAGTAGGAAAAGAAAATATAAAAAATAGTTTTGGTATTGGCTATCAGTTAGTTTAA